AAGGGCGTAAAGGGCGCAAGCAGTTTGGCCAGCGTCGCCAGCGCCTGGTACAGCGTATGGTAGGCCGATAGCTTGTCGTGGTCATTCTGGCTCTTCCAGAAACGCCGCCGGCTGCGCCTGACGTACCAGTTCGACAGGTCGTTGACAAAGGACTCGATCTTCCGGCCGGCCCCGGTGGGATCATATTCACCCAAATGGCGGTCCACATCGATTATCAGCTGGTTCAAGCTTGAGATCAGCCACCTGTCCAGCTCCGACGTGATTTTCGGGGCCTTCTTTCCGGGTGCGAAATTATCGATATTGGCGTAGATAACGAAGAACGAGTAGGTGTTCCAAAGAGTCATGAGAAAGTTGCGCATGACCTCGACCACCATGTCGGGAGACATGCGCCTGACGTTGCCGGGAGGGCCCGAGGTGAACATATACCAGCGCAGCGCATCCGCGCCTGAGGAATCGAGAACGGTCCAGGGGTCCACCACGTTTCCCCTGGTCTTGCTCATCTTCTCCCCCTGAGCGTCAAGGATATGGCCCAGGCAGATGACGTTTTTAAAGCAGGGCTGGTCGAATATGAGTGTGGAAAGGGCGTGCAGGCTGTAGAACCATCCCCTGGTCTGGTCCACGGCCTCAGATATGTAATCGGCGGGGAAGCTCTGCTTGAAGAGCTCACTGTTTTCAAAGGGATAGTGCCACTGGGCAAAAGGCATGGCGCCCGAATCGAACCAGCAGTCGATGACCTCGGGCTGCCTGACCATGGTATCGCCACAGGCGGCGCAGGTGTAGGTGACGTCATCGATATACGGCCTGTGCAGGTCCATACCGTCGGGGTAACCGTGTAATCCGGGTTTGCCCTTGATCTCCTCCACTCCACCCGGGCAATCGTACTGCCCGCACTTGCGGCACACCCATATATTGAGGGGCGTTCCCCAGTATCTTTCACGTGAAAAGGCCCAGTCCACGTTGTTATTTAGCCAGTCACCGAACCGGCCCTCTTTGATATGCTCGGGATACCAGTTTATCTGCCTGTTCCCGGCAATCATCTCGTCCTTTCTGGCGGAAGTCCTGATGTACCAGGTCTTCTTGGCGTAGTAGACCAGGGGCGCGTCGCAGCGCCAGCAGAACGGGTAGGTGTGCGTGATTTTGACGGTCTTGTAGAGAAGGCCGCGCTTTTCGAGATCGCCCAGTATATCGGCATCGGCGTCTTTAACGAATTTTCCCGAAAACGAGTATGTGCCGGTGATGTTGCCCGCCAGGTCCACCTGCTGCACGAAATCGAGATTGTTCTCCAGACCTGCCTGGAAATCCACCTCGCCGAAAGCCGGCGCGATATGCACTATGCCCGTGCCGTCCTCCATCGAGACGAAATCGGCGGTAATAATCTTATAGGTGAGGTCTTTAACCGGCTGCTGCACATCGAACTGCCCCGGCTGGCCTTCCTTGGCGCGCTTTCTTTCAACATCGTATTCGTGAGGATTATACAGGGGATAATAGAGCGATCCGACCAGCCGGCCTCCCTTAAACGTCTTGAGCACAGGCCGGCCGCCCAGTCCGGCCTGGTCAAGCAGGGCCTGCGCAAAGACCAGATACTCGTCATCCAGTGCGATAACGGCATAATCGGCATCCTCCGCCAGTGCCAGCGATGTGTTGCCGGGAAGCGTCCACGGCGTTGTCGTCCAGGCTAAAAAGTAGACCTTACCCTTCGCTACAGCATCCGCCAGCGTGAGACCGCCGGACTTATCGGAAGCCACGGACGGCGGCAGCGTGTGTATCCTGAATTTCACATACACGGACGGGTCGACCGTGTCATCCTTGTATCCGAGGGCCACCTCGTGTGAACTGAGTGAAGTACCGCAGCGCGGGCAGTGGGGTGTAACCTTGTAACCCTGATAGATCAGGTCCTTGTTCCAGAGCTGTTGGATGCCCCACCAGCACGATTCGATGTATGAGTTATGCAGCGTCACATAGGGATGGTCGATATCCAGCCAGAAACCGATCCTCTCGGTAAGGGAATCCCATTGCTTGAGATACTTGAATACGCTTTCACGGCAGAGAGCGTTGAATTTGGCTACGCCGTATTCCTCGATCTGCGCCTTGCCTGTAAAACCGAGCTGTTTCTCGACCTCGAGCTCGACCGGCAGGCCGTGCGTATCCCAACCGGCCTTCCTGGGCACGCAGAACCCCTTCATGGTCTTATAGCGGGGTATCACATCCTTGAAGACGCGTGACAGGACATGGTGGATGCCGGGATTGCCGTTGGCCGTGGGAGGACCTTCGTAAAAAATATATCTGGGTGAAGAAGATCTGGCGTCTATGCTCTGCTCAAAGATTTTTCTGTCGCGCCACAGCTTTAATATCCCCTGCTCCAAATCAGGGAAGCTGACCTTGCTGTTAACGGGCTGGAACATGGACTACTTTTTCCTTGATTGTATTACCACACGGCGCCCGTCCCCTTCTCCAGTGCTCTGGGTCATAACGTCAGGATTATCGGCCAGCGTTATATGCACAATCCTTCTCTCATCGGGAGGCATCGGCTCCATGGTAATGGGACGCCTTCTCCTCGCAACCTGCTCGGACAGACGAAGAGCGAGCTTCGCGAGAGACTCATAGTGGCGTTTTTTATACCAGTCCACGTCGACATTGACGGAGACCCATTTTTTCAGTTTCTCGGCTACGATCAGTCTGACCAGGTATTGCAGAGACGACAGTGCCTGCCCGCGCCTGCCGATGAGCACCCCCAGGTCATCTCCCTCGATGTTCAGCGTGATGGGAACTCCATCGTCACCCGACCCGGTTACATCCACCGTGGCCAGTATACCCATGTTGTGCAGGACATCGCATAGCACCTGGCGGGCCGTATCGGCCGCATCGCTCATGGCACCCGGTTGCCTTTCATCGTCATCTTCGAGCAGGACCACCTTGATGCGGGCATCCTCGGCGCCGACTCCCAGCACGCCCGATTTACCTTTCTTGACCACGATAATGTCAACCTCTTCGCGGGCGACACCGAGCTGCAAAAGGGCAATCCTGGTAGCCTCCTCCACCGTCTTGGCGCTCAGTTCTAATTCTCTCACTTCTATCCCTTCTTTTTGTCGCCGCCTTCCTTAAGTGCCTTGGAAGGCTGTTCCGCTGCTTTTTGAGTCGCGCTCTGAGGCTGAGTCTGAGCCTGAGGTTGCCTGAAGGACGGGAAGGTGAAATAGCCCCAGCCGCCGGCCACGAAGTACTGGATGATTATGCCGATGATATTGGATACCACCCAGTAAAGGGCCAATCCACTGGGGAAGGACAGCGTGAAAAAGGCGAACATCAGGGGCATCATCATGGTTGTCATGCTCGACATCTGCTGCTGGCGGGGATCGGTGGCGGGCGGCGTAACCATCTTCTGCTGCACCCACATGGTCAGGCCTACCAATATGGCAAGGATCATGGTCGGGTCAGGCTGGGACAGCCTGAGCCCCAGGAAGTTCTCATTAAGCGGTATGGCCTGGTCCACCATGTCCCAGGGATATAGATGCTGCGACAATATGAGAAGATTTTCAGGCGTAGCCGCAAGGGCCTGCATGATAGATTGATAAAGCGCAATCCAGATGGGCATCTGTATCAGCATAGGCCACATGCATCCCAGGGGGTTGATACCGGCCTCTTTATAGAGGCGCATCATCTCCTGCTGCAGTTTCTTCTGGTCGCGCGCATACTTTTTCTGGAGCTCCTGCATCTTGGGCTGAAGCTCCTGCATGGCTTTGGTCGACTTTGTCTGCCTGAACGTGAGGGGCATGAGGACGATCCTGACCACTATGGTCAGCACGATGATAGCCAGGCCGAAGTTGCTCCAGAGCATCTGGGAAAGGGCGATCAGACCGTTCAGTACCGGATCGAGTATAGCTACATTCCAAATATCAACCATATAACTAACCTACTTTATCGCTGAAGAAAAATCCCAGGTGATGGTATTCTTCACCGTATCAACTGCATAGACTTTGTGATCCCGGGCATATATGTAAACCATGTCGCCCTCCGCGTAAGGATTCCCGTAGACGGTATAGCCGACCGATATACTGCTGATCTTGGTCCCGTTGGTTATATCCAGCTTGTAAAGCGTCCCCTTTTCACTCACCGCGAATATGTGCTTATCGGTCACGGCAGGGGTTGACACCATCTGGCCGTCTCCCTCGAATTGCCAGATCTCTGTGCCGCCGACAGCCTCGATGGCATATATCTTTTTGTCCATGCAGGCTGCATAGATAGTGCTGTCGCGAATCACCGGCGTGGCCCAGAACCAGTTGCCGGCCTGGTATTTCCACTTCACGGCTCCATCGGCTTTATCAACGGCATACAGGTTCCGATCGAATGTGCCGAAATAAAGCAGCTGGTCCTTTACAGCGAGAGACGAGGCTACCGCCGAGGGGATCTTGATGCTCCATACCTCCCTGCCTGTTTCGGCCGATATGGCATACACGTTGCCTCCGTAGTTGCCGGAATAGATTATTCCGTTGTCCAGAACGGGAGCCGTCCATATCTTGTCGGAGGTCTGGAACTCCCAGATAAAATCGCCTGTAACGGCGTCGAGCGCATAGATTTTACCGTTGGCGCTGCCGAAATACAGTGCCGTCCCGTCGGTGACGATATTACCGACGATCGCTCCTACCGTTTCGAAGCCTTCCCTGGGGTAAATCCAGCGGACCACTCCCCGATTGGCATTGAGGGCATAGATTTTGCCGGTGTAGGTGCCCACTAAAACCAGGTCACCGATTACCACAGGAGTGGCGTAGATGCCTTTGCCGGAGGCCGACGATGACGGGGCGCACATGGCGCCGCAGGTGGATCCCGGCGTGGCGGTTTTAATGGCATATATCCATTCCGTCTCGGTGGGGAAAGTCTTACCCTCGCTTCGCGCCTGCGGGCTAAGGGCAATGACCGATCCCTCCATAGACCCGAAGCAAATCAACTCGTTGTAGGGGGCAAAGCTGGACCAGCCCTGGGCCTGTGCTCCTGAACACCCGCCGTCCATGCCGGGCATACAGCCTGAAACAAATACCAGCAGGAGTACCCCCAGGAGAATAACAATCCTGACCAAATTTCTAACTTTTCTCATATATTATCCTACTAAGTTTCATTCAATCTTAAGCCGGCCTATCACGGAACAGGATCGTAGCCGCGGGGAGTCCAGGGATTGCAGCGGCAGATCCTGAGAAAAGTCATCCAACTGCCTTTAAAAATGCCGTATCTCTGTATTGCCTCATATCCATATTGAGAACACGTCGGTGTAAAGCGGCAGGCCGAAGGCGTAACCTGCGATATTGTGCCCTGGTACAGTTTAATTGATTTTAGAGCTACCGTTTTCAGCATCTATTACCATCAAATCCAGGCGGTTGAGCAATTTCGTTATCGACCTGTTAACCTCATGATAATCAACGCATGCCACAGGTCGCCGGGCGATCAATACCATGTCCCACCCGGATTTTATTATCATCAGGCGAATATTCTCCTTTAGCAGCCTCCTGACACGGTTTCTGACGGTTGCCTTCCCGATATCCTTGGTTACCGAGAGGCCAACGCGTAAAACATCCAGATGGTTGGGAAGAGCTTTTATTACCAGCAGTTTATCCGCTGCGGCTTTGCCAGACTTATATACTGCTAAATACTGCGATCTCCTGGTTAAAGCCAATCTCTTGGCCATCTCAATGCTATACCTGAGTGAGCTTCCAGCGCCCTCGGGCACGCCTGGCCTTTAATACGGCTCGCCCACCCCTGGTAGACGCCCGGGCGCGAAAACCGTGCTTCCTGACTCTTGCTCTTTTTTTCGGTTGATATGTCCTCTTGGGCAATTCAATACTCCAAATTTGATTAAGCTTTTTTCTCGGATGCGCTCATGTTGTAGACATGATTGGGCGACGAGGCCAGCATGGCCAGATAACGCGCCCTCTTAATGGCCTGGGCCAGGCTGCGCTGGTGCCTGGCACACACACCGGTGCGTCTCCTCGGCACTATCTTGCCGCGATCAGAAACAAAACGCTGCAGAAGAGACACATTCTTATAGTCGATAGGCGCTTTGTCGGCACAAAACATGCATATCTTGGGTTTAACAATGAATTTGCGCCCCCTCTCCCTTCTCTGTACGGTATTGGTTTCCATTGATCTAAAAAACTCCTTCTCTAACAATTAAGGATTTAAAAGGGGATATCCTCCGGCTCGATATCACCTTCGATTACACGGGCATCCTCGGGCGGCAGTTGCGCAGGCCCCTGCTTGTCCAGGAAGAGCACCCTGTCTGCCGTCACATCCAGGCTGACCCGTTTCTGTCCGTCCTTGCCGTCATATAAGCGTGTACGCAAATTTCCTTCCACGTAAACCAGCTTACCTTTGTTTAAAAACTGGTTGCATGTCTCGGCCAGCTTTCTCCACGCGCTGATGCGAAACCACTCGGTCTCCTCTTTGAAGGACCCGTCGGGCTGTCGCACATTGCGATTGGCCGCCAGGCTGAAAGTGGTGACTGCTACACCGTCCGCAGTAAATCTCATCTCGGGATCACCCCCGACCCGGCCAATCAGAATAATCTTGATCAAGCTCGCCATCAACCACCTCCGGAGATCAGCTATTCTCGCGAACGAACAGGTACCTTAATACATCCTCGGACATCTTCAAACCGGCGTCAAGCTCTTTTAAAGCCGTCTGTTTGATCTGCACTTTTTCGAGCACGTAATTGCCTTCAGTCTGCTTCTTAATCGGGTAAGCAAACCTTCTTTTTCCCCATTGATTCGTCTCCGTAACCGTTCCACCGAGCTTGGTTATCTGGTCGTTGACCTTTCCCAATACCCGGGTGAAATCATCTTCACTCAAGTCCGCATTCAGAATAAAAACCAGTTCGTAACCGGGCACAATAAATCCTCCAAGCAGCGAAATTCTACTGATTATAGCATACAGCCCAATTTCTCAACAAGCTTCAGCCTCGAGCTGCGGTATTGCATTTTCGTTCAGGCTGTCATATAGTTTTCTAGCAGGTCAGCACAATATGGAAATCAGCATTATAGGTTTGCCCGGCAGCGGAAAAACAACTGTTTTCGACGCTTTGACCAAATGTTCCGCCGAGCCCAAGCCGCACGGCGGCGCCGGGCTCACCCTGTTCCCGGCGGTAGCCAAGGTGCCGGACGCACGCGTGATGAAGCTCAGCGCCATCTTCCATCCGAAAAAGACTACACTGGCCGAGATAAAATACGTGGATTACGCCGGGCTTCCCAAAGGATTCGGCAGGGAGCAGGGGGTCAGCGGGCAGTTTCTCAACAGCCTCAGCACTTCGGATGCCATACTGCAGGTCGTGAGGGCTTTCGAAGATGCGAATATACCCCATGTGGACGGGAGGATCGATCCGCTCAAAGACATCGAAACACTGGACATGGAGCTCGTGTTCTCCGACCTGACCATCATCGAGAAACGGCTGGGACGCCTCGAGTCAGCATTGAAAATGGGGAAGTCCTCCGAGCGGGACTCGGCTGTCAAAGAGCAGGCTCTGCTCGGGAAAATCAAGGCTTCTTTGGACCAGGGCATCCCTATCAGGCTGCAAAAATTGGCCGCAGACGAATTGCGGGCGATCAGCAATTACCAGTTTCTGACGGCCAAGCCGATGTTGATCGTGATCAACATCGGCGAAAAGCAGTTGCCCGAGGCGGAAAGCATCCTTGGCACTCTCAAAACAGCCTGTTCCATGCCGCAGGTGGAGCTTATCTCCATGTGCGGCAAACTGGAAAGGGAGCTGGCGCAACTGCAGGACGATGAGGCGGATGAGTTCCGCAAGGATATCGGCCTCAAAGAAACCGCCTTCGCCGCTGTTATCAGGCATTCCTACAGCCTGCTGGGTTTAATATCTTTCTTCACGGTGGGAGAAGACGAGGTGAAAGCATGGACTGTCAGGGAGAATACACCCGCCATCCAGGCGGCCGGCAAGATCCACACCGATATCGAGAGGGGTTTTATCAGGGCCGAGGTTATGAGCTATGACGATTTTATCAAGAGCGGAAGCACGGCCGAGGCGCGCAAGCACGGTTTACTGAGGCTGGAAGGTAAAACCTATGCCGTGCGCGACGGGGATATCATGCATTTCCTGTTCAACGTATAATAATCGCCAATATTTGTACCGTGCCCCCTGTGATCCTTTCTCTTCAAGTTCACCGGTAAAAACCACGGTGTTATAATAGTCGACGATTCTTCCGGCATACTGACTATTTAAGGAGTTCCATGAAAAAAAGCCACAAAATCATAGCCTGGTTTGAGGAAATCACAAGGGAAGACATCGGCATCGCGGGCGGCAAGGGCGCCAACCTGGGCGAGATGGTACACGCCGATATTCCGGTCCCACCCGGCTTTGTCGTAACCGCCACAGCCTATTACGAGTTCCTGGAAGCGACCAACCTTATGGACGAGATAAGGAAACTGCTGAAGGATGTAAATGCAAACGACAGCCGGGCGCTGCAGGACGCGTCTTTCCATATAAAAGAGAAAATCGTCAGCGTGGCCATGCCGGAACACATGGTGAAAGAGATACAGACATCCTACCGTAAGCTGGGAGGAGGGCTGGTGGCGGTGCGGTCTTCGGCAACTGCGGAGGACCTTCCGGATGCTTCATTTGCCGGGCAACAGCGCACATTCCTCAACATTCAGGGCGAGGAATCCGTGGTCAAGGCTGTGCAGGAATGCTGGGCTTCTCTATTTGAATCGAGGGCTATTTTTTACCGCCATGAGCAGGGTTTCGATCACTTCAAGGTTGGTATAGCCGTACCTGTGCAGAGAATGATCCAGTCGGAGGCCGCCGGCGTAATGTTCACGGTGGAGCCGCTCAGCAGCGACCGCAGCAAAATACTGATCGAGGCTATTTTCGGTCTGGGCGAAGCCATTGTTTCAGGGGACCTGACCCCTGATCAGTACACTCTGGATAAAAACAGCCTGACTATACTGGATAAAAAAATCGTCGAACAGGACTGGTTCCTGACACGCAACCTCGAGGTTAAAGCCGACGACCTTGAGACAAATATCAAGGCGCCGGTGACGCCCAAACGTCAAAAAATACAGAAAATTGACGATGCGGATATCATAGGCCTGGCCAACATCGGCAAAAGGCTGGAGGATCACTATAAAACGCCGCAGGACGTCGAATGGGCCAAGGAAGGCGGGAAACTGTATATCGTACAGACCCGTCCCGTCACCACTCTCAATCAGCCGCTGGACGCATCCACCGTGGACGAGCTTAAAGCTGAGGCCATCTTAACCGGTGTAGCGGCAAGCCCCGGCGCTGCCAGCGGCGTGGTCAAGATCATCCGTGATCCATCGCAAATCGATAAAATCATAGACGGCGATATCCTGGTGGCCGAGATGACGACACCTGATTTCGTGCCGGCTATGAAACGGGCCGTCGGCATAATTACGGACAGGGGCGGAAGGACAGCCCACGCAGCGATCGTCAGCAGGGAGCTCGGCATCCCCTGCATCGTGGGCACCGAGCGCGCTACCTCCCTGCTCAAAGACGGCCAGGAGGTGACCGTCGACGGATCGTCCGGCAAAGTCTATGCCGGCCGAGTTGCTATCAAGAGCAAAAAGGCCAAAGCCCGCAGCACGTCGGGCGCCCGCATCAAGACTAAAACCAAACTTTATGTAAATCTGGCCGAGCCCGAGCTGGCGGAGAGGATAGCGGAGCGCGACGTGGACGGAGTGGGCCTCTTGAGGGCCGAGTTCATCATGGCCAGGATGGCGGGACATCCTCGCTTCATGCTTCACGAAGGCAAAGCCGCCCAATACATGGATGTGCTGACCAAGAATATCACCATGTTTACCCGGGCTTTTCATCCCAGGCCGGTCGTGTACCGCACCACCGATTTTAAAACCAACGAGTACAGGAATCTGCCCGGCGGCTATAAATACGAGGAGACCGAAGAAAACCCGATGATCGGCTACCGGGGCTGCTCAAGGTATACCCACGAAGTAGAGGTTTTCAGGATGGAGCTCGACGCCATTAAAAGAGTCTGCCAGTCCTACGATAACCTTTACGTCATGATTCCCTTCGTGCGCTTTGTATCCGAGATCGTACAAATTAAGAAGATACTGACGGAGGAGGGCTTCTACCTGTTCCCCAAGTTCAAGCTGTGGATGATGGTCGAGGTGCCTTCCAATATCCTGCTCATGGATAAATTTATCGATGCCGGCATCGACGGCATATCCATTGGTTCCAACGACCTGACGCAGCTTATCCTGGGTATAGATAGGGATAACTCCAAACTTGCCACGCAGTTCGACGAAAGAAACGAGGCCGTGATGCTGGCCATTGAAAGGGCCGTAACCACCTCGGTCAGCAAGGGTATCACCTGCTCGATCTGCGGGCAGGCGCCATCTACCTATCCCGAGATAACCGAAAAGCTGGTAAGCTGGGGGATCACATCGATATCCGTGACACCTGATATGATCGACGAGACGCGACATATCATAGCCGACGCGGAAGGTAAACTGGCCGCCTGAAAATAACGGGCGCTGCCGATCAGCATGGTTTACTCATGTATGAAATGAATGTTCGACAAAGGCTGGAGCAGGCCGAGGAGAACCTGTCACCCTACGCGGCGCGCAGCATAGCCAGCCGCGGCAGGAGGGTTGCCGAGCAACCGTGCCCTTTGAGAACCGCTTTCCAGCGCGACCGGGACCGCATTATATTCTCCAATGCCTTCCGCAGGCTCAAACACAAGACCCAGGTATTCATTGCTCCCGAGGGCGACCACTATGTAACACGCCTGACGCATACGCTGGAAGTTTCACAGATAGGCCGCACTATCTCCCGGGCGCTTTGCTTGAACGAAGACCTGACTGAGGCTATTGCCCTCGGCCATGACCTGGGACATACACCCTTCGGGCACATAGGTGAAAATGTGCTGAACGAACTGGTCCCCGGCGGATTCAAACATTACGAGCAGAGCCTGAGGGTGGTGGACTATATCGAAAACAACGGCATGGGACTTAACCTGACCTGGGAGGTGCGGGACGGCATATTGAACCATTCCAAGGGCGACCTCGAGATACTGGAAGAAGGATGGAATACCGTGTCCACAGTGGAGGGCCAGGTGGTGAAGATGGCCGATCTGGTGGCCTATATAAACCACGATGTCGAAGACGCTATCCGCGCCGGCATAATATCCCGCTCCGACCTGCCGGCCTCCACCGTAAGGACACTGGGACAGTCCAATTCAAGCCGCATCAACACGCTGGTCACGAACATCGTCGCCTTTTCATCGGGAAAGATGGACGGCGGCGCCGACCGGCAGATCATAGGAATGAGCCCCGAAGTTCTGAACGCTGCAAACGAGCTGCGCGAGTTTCTCTTCGCCAGGGTTTACCGGAACAGCCTGGAGGCAGGGAAAGCGTCGGACGCCCGCGAGATAATACTTCTTTTGTACCGCCATTTCCTGCGTGATCCGTCCATGCTTCCCGAAGAGTACCGGTTACTGGATGGCGGAGATGAGCGCCGCATCGCCGACTATATAGCAGGCATGACGGACCATTATGCTATACTCACAGCAGAAAACCTCAGATAAACACCGGTTTCTCAATATCCGCGTAATAACCAAGCTCTGATCGGACGATGAACACGACAGACGAGATCAAGCAGAGGCTGGACATCGTGGACGTGGTGTCGCAGTATGTCAAGCTGACCAAGTCGGGCCGCAACTACAAGGCCACCTGTCCCTTCCACAGCGAAAAAACGGCCTCTTTTTTCGTTTTCCCCGAGAAGCAGAGCTGGCATTGTTTCGGAGCATGCGCCACGGGAGGCGACATCTTCAC
This genomic window from Dehalococcoidia bacterium contains:
- the ppsA gene encoding phosphoenolpyruvate synthase; protein product: MKKSHKIIAWFEEITREDIGIAGGKGANLGEMVHADIPVPPGFVVTATAYYEFLEATNLMDEIRKLLKDVNANDSRALQDASFHIKEKIVSVAMPEHMVKEIQTSYRKLGGGLVAVRSSATAEDLPDASFAGQQRTFLNIQGEESVVKAVQECWASLFESRAIFYRHEQGFDHFKVGIAVPVQRMIQSEAAGVMFTVEPLSSDRSKILIEAIFGLGEAIVSGDLTPDQYTLDKNSLTILDKKIVEQDWFLTRNLEVKADDLETNIKAPVTPKRQKIQKIDDADIIGLANIGKRLEDHYKTPQDVEWAKEGGKLYIVQTRPVTTLNQPLDASTVDELKAEAILTGVAASPGAASGVVKIIRDPSQIDKIIDGDILVAEMTTPDFVPAMKRAVGIITDRGGRTAHAAIVSRELGIPCIVGTERATSLLKDGQEVTVDGSSGKVYAGRVAIKSKKAKARSTSGARIKTKTKLYVNLAEPELAERIAERDVDGVGLLRAEFIMARMAGHPRFMLHEGKAAQYMDVLTKNITMFTRAFHPRPVVYRTTDFKTNEYRNLPGGYKYEETEENPMIGYRGCSRYTHEVEVFRMELDAIKRVCQSYDNLYVMIPFVRFVSEIVQIKKILTEEGFYLFPKFKLWMMVEVPSNILLMDKFIDAGIDGISIGSNDLTQLILGIDRDNSKLATQFDERNEAVMLAIERAVTTSVSKGITCSICGQAPSTYPEITEKLVSWGITSISVTPDMIDETRHIIADAEGKLAA
- a CDS encoding deoxyguanosinetriphosphate triphosphohydrolase, with amino-acid sequence MNVRQRLEQAEENLSPYAARSIASRGRRVAEQPCPLRTAFQRDRDRIIFSNAFRRLKHKTQVFIAPEGDHYVTRLTHTLEVSQIGRTISRALCLNEDLTEAIALGHDLGHTPFGHIGENVLNELVPGGFKHYEQSLRVVDYIENNGMGLNLTWEVRDGILNHSKGDLEILEEGWNTVSTVEGQVVKMADLVAYINHDVEDAIRAGIISRSDLPASTVRTLGQSNSSRINTLVTNIVAFSSGKMDGGADRQIIGMSPEVLNAANELREFLFARVYRNSLEAGKASDAREIILLLYRHFLRDPSMLPEEYRLLDGGDERRIADYIAGMTDHYAILTAENLR